From one Malus sylvestris chromosome 1, drMalSylv7.2, whole genome shotgun sequence genomic stretch:
- the LOC126618400 gene encoding (+)-neomenthol dehydrogenase-like isoform X1 — MAEATKRYAIVTGANKGVGFGTVKQLASNGIMVVLTARDEKRGLEAVEKLKELGVSDQVVFHQLDVTDSASIVSLADFVKTQFGKLDILVNNAGITGNIVNPESFRSAVIGKKPGEINWSEILITPSYELAEECLKTNYYGPKSVTEALLPLLQLSDSPRIVNVSSAAAKLMNFPNGWAKEVLSDAKSLTEVRIDAVLSEFLEDHKQGLLGTKSWPPLSPAYSVSKAALNAYTRILANKYPNIYINCVCPGFVKTDLTFNAGFLTIDEGAESVARLALLPSGGPTGLYFIRKEMTPY, encoded by the exons ATGGCAGAAGCAACAAAGAG GTATGCAATTGTGACAGGGGCAAACAAAGGGGTTGGATTTGGCACAGTTAAGCAGTTGGCTTCAAATGGGATCATGGTGGTGTTAACTGCTAGAGATGAAAAAAGGGGTCTTGAAGCtgttgaaaaattgaaagagcTTGGCGTCTCCGACCAGGTGGTTTTTCATCAGCTTGATGTAACAGATTCTGCTAGCATCGTTTCCCTTGCAGATTTTGTCAAAACCCAATTCGGGAAACTCGATATCTTG GTAAACAATGCAGGAATTACTGGAAACATAGTAAACCCTGAAAGTTTTAGATCAGCTGTAATTGGTAAG AAGCCTGGTGAAATAAATTGGAGTGAAATATTGATAACACCAAGCTATGAGTTAGCAGAAGAATGCCTTAAAACAAACTACTATGGTCCCAAAAGCGTGACTGAAGCGCTTTTGCCCCTCCTCCAGCTATCTGATTCGCCTAGAATCGTTAATGTTTCGTCTGCTGCTGCTAAGCTAATG AATTTTCCAAACGGATGGGCTAAAGAGGTACTCAGTGATGCTAAGAGCCTCACAGAAGTGAGAATAGATGCTGTTTTGAGCGAGTTTTTGGAAGACCATAAACAAGGTTTGCTAGGAACCAAAAGCTGGCCTCCTCTCTCTCCAGCCTATTCAGTCTCGAAAGCAGCCTTGAACGCGTACACtagaattctggccaacaagtATCCAAACATCTACATCAACTGTGTCTGCCCCGGATTTGTCAAGACAGATTTGACCTTCAATGCCGGCTTCTTAACCATTGACGAAGGTGCTGAAAGTGTTGCCCGGTTAGCCCTACTCCCCAGCGGTGGTCCTACCGGCCTCTACTTCATCAGGAAAGAAATGACACCGTATTAA
- the LOC126618400 gene encoding (+)-neomenthol dehydrogenase-like isoform X2: protein MAEATKRYAIVTGANKGVGFGTVKQLASNGIMVVLTARDEKRGLEAVEKLKELGVSDQVVFHQLDVTDSASIVSLADFVKTQFGKLDILVNNAGITGNIVNPESFRSAVIGKPGEINWSEILITPSYELAEECLKTNYYGPKSVTEALLPLLQLSDSPRIVNVSSAAAKLMNFPNGWAKEVLSDAKSLTEVRIDAVLSEFLEDHKQGLLGTKSWPPLSPAYSVSKAALNAYTRILANKYPNIYINCVCPGFVKTDLTFNAGFLTIDEGAESVARLALLPSGGPTGLYFIRKEMTPY, encoded by the exons ATGGCAGAAGCAACAAAGAG GTATGCAATTGTGACAGGGGCAAACAAAGGGGTTGGATTTGGCACAGTTAAGCAGTTGGCTTCAAATGGGATCATGGTGGTGTTAACTGCTAGAGATGAAAAAAGGGGTCTTGAAGCtgttgaaaaattgaaagagcTTGGCGTCTCCGACCAGGTGGTTTTTCATCAGCTTGATGTAACAGATTCTGCTAGCATCGTTTCCCTTGCAGATTTTGTCAAAACCCAATTCGGGAAACTCGATATCTTG GTAAACAATGCAGGAATTACTGGAAACATAGTAAACCCTGAAAGTTTTAGATCAGCTGTAATTGGTAAG CCTGGTGAAATAAATTGGAGTGAAATATTGATAACACCAAGCTATGAGTTAGCAGAAGAATGCCTTAAAACAAACTACTATGGTCCCAAAAGCGTGACTGAAGCGCTTTTGCCCCTCCTCCAGCTATCTGATTCGCCTAGAATCGTTAATGTTTCGTCTGCTGCTGCTAAGCTAATG AATTTTCCAAACGGATGGGCTAAAGAGGTACTCAGTGATGCTAAGAGCCTCACAGAAGTGAGAATAGATGCTGTTTTGAGCGAGTTTTTGGAAGACCATAAACAAGGTTTGCTAGGAACCAAAAGCTGGCCTCCTCTCTCTCCAGCCTATTCAGTCTCGAAAGCAGCCTTGAACGCGTACACtagaattctggccaacaagtATCCAAACATCTACATCAACTGTGTCTGCCCCGGATTTGTCAAGACAGATTTGACCTTCAATGCCGGCTTCTTAACCATTGACGAAGGTGCTGAAAGTGTTGCCCGGTTAGCCCTACTCCCCAGCGGTGGTCCTACCGGCCTCTACTTCATCAGGAAAGAAATGACACCGTATTAA
- the LOC126618480 gene encoding (+)-neomenthol dehydrogenase-like isoform X1 has translation MAEATKRYAVVTGANKGIGFATVRQLASNGTIVVLTARDEKRGLEAVEKLKQFGVSDRVVFHQLDVTDSASIASLADFVKTQFGKLDILVNNAGVIGSILNGEAFRAIPGKKLEDIDWSEIATPNYELGEKCLETNYHGTKRVTEALLPLLQLSDSPRLVIVSSYVGQLMFFSDGRANGVLSDSESLTEERIDGVLSEFLEDFKQGLVEAKNWPPILPAYSVSKAALNAYTRILAKRWPNFCINCVCPGFVKTDITCNSGILTIDEGAESVVRLAMLPNGGPTGQYFIRKEVTPY, from the exons ATGGCAGAGGCGACGAAGAG GTATGCAGTTGTGACAGGGGCAAACAAAGGAATTGGATTTGCAACTGTTAGGCAGTTGGCTTCAAATGGGACCATAGTAGTGTTAACTGCCAGAGATGAGAAGAGAGGTCTTGAAGCtgttgaaaaattgaaacagtTTGGCGTCTCTGATCGCGTGGTTTTTCACCAGCTCGACGTAACGGATTCTGCTAGCATTGCTTCCCTTGCAgattttgtcaaaactcaatttGGAAAACTTGATATTTTG GTAAACAATGCAGGAGTTATAGGAAGCATACTAAACGGCGAAGCTTTTAGAGCTATTCCGGGTAAG AAGCTTGAAGATATTGATTGGAGCGAAATAGCAACACCAAACTACGAGTTAGGAGAAAAGTGTCTAGAAACAAACTACCATGGTACGAAAAGAGTGACTGAAGCACTTCTGCCCCTCCTCCAGCTATCCGATTCTCCAAGGCTTGTTATTGTTTCTTCTTATGTTGGTCAATTAATG tttttttcaGATGGACGGGCTAATGGGGTACTGAGTGATTCTGAGAGCCTCACAGAAGAGAGAATAGATGGAGTATTGAGTGAgtttttagaagattttaaACAAGGTTTGGTAGAAGCCAAAAACTGGCCTCCAATCCTTCCAGCCTACTCAGTCTCGAAAGCAGCCTTGAACGCTTACACCAGAATTCTAGCCAAAAGGTGGCCCAATTTCTGCATCAATTGTGTCTGTCCTGGATTTGTCAAAACAGATATAACCTGCAATTCGGGCATCTTAACCATCGACGAAGGTGCGGAAAGCGTTGTCAGGTTGGCGATGCTCCCCAATGGCGGACCTACTGGCCAATACTTCATCCGGAAAGAAGTGACACCTTATTAA
- the LOC126618480 gene encoding (+)-neomenthol dehydrogenase-like isoform X3, with the protein MAEATKRYAVVTGANKGIGFATVRQLASNGTIVVLTARDEKRGLEAVEKLKQFGVSDRVVFHQLDVTDSASIASLADFVKTQFGKLDILVNNAGVIGSILNGEAFRAIPGKLEDIDWSEIATPNYELGEKCLETNYHGTKRVTEALLPLLQLSDSPRLVIVSSYVGQLMFFSDGRANGVLSDSESLTEERIDGVLSEFLEDFKQGLVEAKNWPPILPAYSVSKAALNAYTRILAKRWPNFCINCVCPGFVKTDITCNSGILTIDEGAESVVRLAMLPNGGPTGQYFIRKEVTPY; encoded by the exons ATGGCAGAGGCGACGAAGAG GTATGCAGTTGTGACAGGGGCAAACAAAGGAATTGGATTTGCAACTGTTAGGCAGTTGGCTTCAAATGGGACCATAGTAGTGTTAACTGCCAGAGATGAGAAGAGAGGTCTTGAAGCtgttgaaaaattgaaacagtTTGGCGTCTCTGATCGCGTGGTTTTTCACCAGCTCGACGTAACGGATTCTGCTAGCATTGCTTCCCTTGCAgattttgtcaaaactcaatttGGAAAACTTGATATTTTG GTAAACAATGCAGGAGTTATAGGAAGCATACTAAACGGCGAAGCTTTTAGAGCTATTCCGGGTAAG CTTGAAGATATTGATTGGAGCGAAATAGCAACACCAAACTACGAGTTAGGAGAAAAGTGTCTAGAAACAAACTACCATGGTACGAAAAGAGTGACTGAAGCACTTCTGCCCCTCCTCCAGCTATCCGATTCTCCAAGGCTTGTTATTGTTTCTTCTTATGTTGGTCAATTAATG tttttttcaGATGGACGGGCTAATGGGGTACTGAGTGATTCTGAGAGCCTCACAGAAGAGAGAATAGATGGAGTATTGAGTGAgtttttagaagattttaaACAAGGTTTGGTAGAAGCCAAAAACTGGCCTCCAATCCTTCCAGCCTACTCAGTCTCGAAAGCAGCCTTGAACGCTTACACCAGAATTCTAGCCAAAAGGTGGCCCAATTTCTGCATCAATTGTGTCTGTCCTGGATTTGTCAAAACAGATATAACCTGCAATTCGGGCATCTTAACCATCGACGAAGGTGCGGAAAGCGTTGTCAGGTTGGCGATGCTCCCCAATGGCGGACCTACTGGCCAATACTTCATCCGGAAAGAAGTGACACCTTATTAA
- the LOC126618480 gene encoding (+)-neomenthol dehydrogenase-like isoform X2 → MAEASKRYAVVTGANKGIGFATVRQLASNGTIVVLTARDEKRGLEAVEKLKQFGVSDRVVFHQLDVTDSASIASLADFVKTQFGKLDILVNNAGVIGSILNGEAFRAIPGKLEDIDWSEIATPNYELGEKCLETNYHGTKRVTEALLPLLQLSDSPRLVIVSSYVGQLMFFSDGRANGVLSDSESLTEERIDGVLSEFLEDFKQGLVEAKNWPPILPAYSVSKAALNAYTRILAKRWPNFCINCVCPGFVKTDITCNSGILTIDEGAESVVRLAMLPNGGPTGQYFIRKEVTPY, encoded by the exons GTATGCAGTTGTGACAGGGGCAAACAAAGGAATTGGATTTGCAACTGTTAGGCAGTTGGCTTCAAATGGGACCATAGTAGTGTTAACTGCCAGAGATGAGAAGAGAGGTCTTGAAGCtgttgaaaaattgaaacagtTTGGCGTCTCTGATCGCGTGGTTTTTCACCAGCTCGACGTAACGGATTCTGCTAGCATTGCTTCCCTTGCAgattttgtcaaaactcaatttGGAAAACTTGATATTTTG GTAAACAATGCAGGAGTTATAGGAAGCATACTAAACGGCGAAGCTTTTAGAGCTATTCCGGGTAAG CTTGAAGATATTGATTGGAGCGAAATAGCAACACCAAACTACGAGTTAGGAGAAAAGTGTCTAGAAACAAACTACCATGGTACGAAAAGAGTGACTGAAGCACTTCTGCCCCTCCTCCAGCTATCCGATTCTCCAAGGCTTGTTATTGTTTCTTCTTATGTTGGTCAATTAATG tttttttcaGATGGACGGGCTAATGGGGTACTGAGTGATTCTGAGAGCCTCACAGAAGAGAGAATAGATGGAGTATTGAGTGAgtttttagaagattttaaACAAGGTTTGGTAGAAGCCAAAAACTGGCCTCCAATCCTTCCAGCCTACTCAGTCTCGAAAGCAGCCTTGAACGCTTACACCAGAATTCTAGCCAAAAGGTGGCCCAATTTCTGCATCAATTGTGTCTGTCCTGGATTTGTCAAAACAGATATAACCTGCAATTCGGGCATCTTAACCATCGACGAAGGTGCGGAAAGCGTTGTCAGGTTGGCGATGCTCCCCAATGGCGGACCTACTGGCCAATACTTCATCCGGAAAGAAGTGACACCTTATTAA
- the LOC126629570 gene encoding phosphomannomutase — protein MAVRRPGVLALFDVDGTLTAPRKVVTPEMLGFMRELRKVVTVGIVGGSDLSKITEQLGKTVIDDHDYVFSENGLVAHKDRTLIGTQSLKTYLGEDKLKEFINFTLHYIADLDIPIKRGTFIEFRSGMLNVSPIGRNCSQEERDEFERYDKVQNIRPKMVSVLREKFGHLNLTFSIGGQISFDVFPHGWDKTYCLRYLDDFQEIHFFGDKTYKGGNDHEIYESERTVGHTVTSPEDTIKQCTALFLSP, from the exons ATGGCTGTTAGGAGGCCTGGTGTGCTTGCCTTGTTTGATGTTGATGGGACTCTCACAGCTCCAAGAAAG GTTGTTACTCCAGAAATGTTGGGGTTTATGAGAGAACTTAGGAAG GTTGTCACAGTGGGCATTGTGGGAGGATCTGACCTTTCTAAGATAACAGAGCAGCTTGGCAAAACAG tTATTGATGACCATGATTATGTATTTTCTGAGAATGGTCTTGTAGCTCACAAAGATAGGACGCTGATTGGCACCCAG AGCTTGAAGACATATCTTGGCGAAGACAAACTCAAG GAATTCATCAACTTTACGCTTCATTATATTGCTGACTTGGACATACCGATAAAGAG GGGTACATTTATTGAGTTCCGAAGTGGGATGCTGAACGTATCACCAATTGGGAGAAACTGTAGCCAAGAAGAAAGGGATGAATTTGAAAGATATGACAAG GTTCAGAACATACGCCCAAAAATGGTTTCCGTCCTTCGTGAGAAGTTTGGTCACCTCAACCTGACATTTTCCATTGGAGGACAGATAAGCTTTGAT GTTTTCCCGCACGGTTGGGACAAGACATACTGCTTGAGATACCTAGATGATTTTCAAGAGATCCATTTCTTTGGTGACAAAACTTACAAG GGAGGAAATGACCACGAAATCTATGAATCTGAAAGAACCGTAGGTCATACAG TCACCAGCCCCGAAGATACAATCAAGCAGTGCACAGCTCTCTTCCTGAGCCCTTGA